A single genomic interval of Trinickia acidisoli harbors:
- a CDS encoding H-NS histone family protein has product MATYKELLARKQELDAEIEEARRVEAEAALASVRETIAAFGFTPDDLFGTRRKSRSVPIAAPRFRHPETGETWGGRGPRPRWLKGKDPEQFRVGE; this is encoded by the coding sequence GTGGCGACGTACAAGGAATTACTGGCAAGAAAACAAGAGCTCGACGCCGAGATCGAGGAGGCGCGCAGAGTCGAGGCGGAGGCGGCGCTGGCAAGCGTGCGCGAGACTATTGCCGCATTCGGATTCACCCCGGACGACCTGTTCGGCACCCGTCGTAAATCACGTAGCGTACCGATCGCCGCACCGCGCTTTCGCCACCCGGAAACCGGTGAAACCTGGGGCGGGCGAGGGCCGCGGCCGCGGTGGCTGAAGGGCAAGGATCCGGAGCAGTTCCGCGTCGGCGAGTAA
- a CDS encoding response regulator: MLRDDSGKLVHILLVEDSPTDVMLTKEAMEQYKVLNPLDIVEDGVDAMDYLKGRGRYADNPPTRPGLIILDLNLPRMSGREVLSELKNDPELRNIPVVVLTTSKSEEDVVKSYCLHANCYITKPVDFAKFIDVVRSINEFWFGVVTLPPVRS; this comes from the coding sequence ATGCTACGCGATGACAGCGGCAAGCTCGTTCATATCCTGCTCGTCGAGGACAGTCCCACCGACGTCATGTTGACGAAGGAGGCGATGGAGCAATACAAGGTCCTCAATCCGCTCGACATCGTCGAGGACGGCGTCGACGCGATGGACTACCTCAAAGGGCGCGGCAGGTACGCCGATAACCCACCGACCCGCCCGGGGCTCATCATCCTCGATCTGAACTTGCCGCGCATGAGCGGGCGCGAAGTGCTGTCCGAGCTCAAGAACGATCCCGAACTGCGCAACATTCCCGTCGTCGTGTTGACGACGTCGAAGTCGGAAGAGGACGTAGTCAAGTCTTATTGTCTCCACGCGAATTGCTACATTACGAAGCCCGTGGATTTCGCGAAGTTCATCGACGTCGTACGCAGCATCAATGAGTTTTGGTTCGGCGTCGTCACGCTACCGCCGGTTCGATCTTGA
- a CDS encoding acyl-CoA dehydrogenase family protein — translation MDEFYTDEQRMIRDAARQFATECLAPHAAEWDREGALPAHVVRQMGELGLLGMMVPAELGGTYTDYLAYALALEEIAAGCAACATMMSVHNSVGCGPILKFGTAAQQAQWLGDLALGKTIGAFCLTEPHAGSEANNLKTRAVLNDGRWVINGNKQFVTNGGRAGMAIVFAVTDPDLGKRGLSAFIVPTNTPGFSVGRPENKLGIRASDTCPITLENCAIPEGNLLGARGEGLKIALSNLEGGRIGIAAQAVGIARAAFDAARAYAGERVQFGKAIREHQAIAHMLADMATRLNAARLLVHHAARLRSAGKPCLSEASQAKLYASEVAEDICSKAIQIHGGYGYLADYPVERHYRDARITQIYEGTSEVQRMVIARHL, via the coding sequence ATGGACGAGTTTTATACCGACGAACAACGGATGATCCGCGATGCCGCACGGCAGTTCGCGACCGAATGCCTTGCGCCGCACGCGGCCGAATGGGACCGCGAGGGTGCGTTGCCCGCTCACGTCGTTCGGCAGATGGGCGAACTCGGCTTGCTCGGCATGATGGTGCCGGCCGAGCTCGGCGGCACCTACACCGACTACCTCGCCTACGCGCTAGCCCTCGAAGAGATTGCAGCGGGCTGCGCGGCCTGCGCGACGATGATGAGCGTTCACAACTCGGTCGGCTGCGGGCCGATCCTCAAGTTCGGTACGGCGGCGCAGCAAGCGCAGTGGCTCGGCGATCTCGCGCTCGGCAAGACGATCGGCGCGTTTTGCCTGACCGAGCCGCATGCCGGCTCCGAGGCGAACAACCTCAAAACACGCGCCGTGCTGAACGATGGGCGCTGGGTCATCAACGGCAACAAGCAGTTCGTCACGAACGGCGGGCGGGCCGGCATGGCGATCGTCTTTGCCGTCACCGATCCGGATCTCGGCAAGCGCGGGTTGTCCGCGTTCATCGTGCCGACGAACACGCCGGGTTTTTCGGTTGGGCGACCGGAGAACAAGTTGGGCATTCGCGCATCGGACACTTGCCCGATCACGCTCGAAAACTGCGCCATCCCAGAGGGCAATCTGCTCGGCGCGCGCGGCGAAGGCCTCAAGATCGCCTTGTCCAACCTCGAGGGCGGACGTATCGGCATTGCGGCACAGGCGGTCGGCATCGCGCGGGCCGCGTTCGATGCAGCTCGAGCCTACGCGGGCGAGCGCGTGCAGTTCGGCAAAGCCATCAGGGAGCACCAGGCGATCGCCCACATGCTGGCAGACATGGCCACGCGCCTGAACGCGGCACGGCTGCTCGTCCACCACGCCGCGCGCCTGCGCAGCGCGGGCAAGCCTTGCTTGTCGGAGGCCTCGCAAGCCAAGCTCTATGCGTCCGAGGTGGCCGAAGACATCTGCTCCAAAGCAATCCAGATCCACGGCGGCTACGGCTACCTCGCCGACTACCCCGTCGAGCGCCATTATCGCGACGCGCGCATTACGCAAATTTACGAAGGCACGAGCGAAGTTCAACGCATGGTCATCGCCCGTCATCTGTAA
- a CDS encoding AraC family transcriptional regulator has product MDKEKGTIAVSLVEEAVRCVKRRGVDPAPMLEQAGISPQLMASPQARVSSAQYGALWSAIGRGLDDEFFGQDSHPMRSGSFITMCQAALTAHNGAQAIARATLFMRLVLDDIVAQVDTTSERVRLVYRLRDGVHEKEMFAYATHFILVYGLVSWLVGRRIPVRAARFSCPEPAAGHEYRSMFCDDLRFGERESYVELAPGFLALPVVQTPKSLKTFLRNAPASFIVKYRNPDSLGARVRRALRTRAIADWPASDALAAELAIAEATMRRKLKREGETYQSIKDALRRDMAIAALQSGERTIADIAVAVGFAEPSAFHRAFRKWTGARPTDYRPPGLAGE; this is encoded by the coding sequence ATGGATAAAGAAAAAGGGACCATCGCCGTCAGCCTCGTCGAAGAAGCCGTGCGCTGCGTCAAGCGCCGCGGCGTCGATCCTGCGCCGATGCTCGAGCAAGCGGGCATTTCCCCGCAACTGATGGCGTCGCCCCAGGCGCGCGTGTCGTCGGCGCAATACGGGGCTTTGTGGAGCGCGATCGGCCGCGGTCTTGACGACGAATTCTTCGGCCAGGACTCGCACCCCATGCGAAGCGGCAGTTTCATCACGATGTGCCAAGCCGCGCTCACCGCGCACAATGGCGCGCAAGCGATTGCGCGTGCGACGCTGTTCATGCGTCTCGTACTCGACGACATCGTGGCGCAGGTGGACACGACGAGCGAGCGCGTGCGTCTCGTCTATCGCCTGCGAGACGGCGTGCACGAGAAGGAGATGTTCGCCTACGCCACGCATTTCATTCTTGTGTATGGCCTTGTGTCCTGGCTCGTCGGGCGTCGCATTCCCGTGCGAGCCGCGCGCTTCAGTTGCCCCGAGCCCGCCGCGGGCCATGAGTATCGCTCGATGTTTTGCGACGATTTGCGTTTCGGGGAGCGGGAGTCCTACGTCGAGCTTGCGCCCGGCTTCTTGGCGTTACCCGTCGTTCAAACGCCGAAGTCGCTGAAAACGTTTTTACGCAATGCGCCGGCAAGTTTCATCGTGAAGTATCGCAACCCCGACTCGCTCGGCGCACGCGTGCGCCGAGCGCTCCGTACGCGTGCGATCGCCGACTGGCCGGCCTCGGACGCGCTGGCTGCCGAGCTCGCCATCGCCGAGGCGACGATGCGTCGCAAGCTCAAGCGCGAAGGCGAGACCTATCAATCGATCAAAGATGCTTTACGCCGCGATATGGCGATCGCCGCGTTGCAAAGCGGGGAACGTACGATCGCCGACATCGCCGTGGCAGTCGGATTTGCCGAGCCGAGCGCATTCCATCGCGCGTTTCGCAAATGGACCGGCGCTCGCCCGACCGATTATCGCCCGCCGGGCCTGGCTGGCGAATAA
- a CDS encoding ATP-binding protein: protein MDAPLDTSNLSPAAAIDSSPNSLRRRFTHVKLQSLLLIASLWLAFGALTLWDANAEMRSARSGAAALADALSAHTVRVIREAEQVAALVSWQVQNDGVSIPLAYYVSSGLLKLDVFVQVAVIDSQGYLRASTVPGFAPINLSDREHFQIHVHDPSTALMIGRPVVGRASGKTSLQLSQRISSLDGRFLGVVVVSVDPSYFTELYNGLRIGKSGVVAVVGTKDFIVRALRSGHDETVGATLPPTDPFRRALARSPSGNLRTASFIDGRDTIISYRTLNDYPLAVAVGYSTSEYLVAWRTRSLLLLAAAVLLTVLIVATERRTKTLLQSLAAAHEREIAKGAQLEQARSDAEAASRAKSAFLATMSHEIRTPMNGVIGMSEVLTRSTLSADQKEMVCTIRDCASALLKIIDDILDFSKIEAGKLQIDCVPTSIEDVVDSLASSLATVADARAVALRTYVSPALPPSAMFDDTRLREILYNLVGNAIKFSAGRTGVQGCIALRATLVEGAIPEARFDVSDNGIGMTAETLAKLFQPFSQAEASTTRRFGGTGLGLAICRRLVALMGGRMSVQSEPGRGSTFTVELPLQPATGAVPRKLADLSGLTCVVVASPDWRCDDAADYLRHAGAQVEIAADAYDAWQALSRVAGPRVLVHDERCPTDTVGPRTSAAVAVLAGDVLIAASRSLAPMTRTGTTVSIGAQALRRRVLVDAVALAAGRANCETMAAPEGEHDLALKTPAGDDVMLLVAEDDEINRRVISRQLALLGYAADMAVDGEQALEMWRAKDYTLVLTDLHMPRRDGYELAQAIRADEALNARARAPIVALTANAITGEANRAKTLGIDDYLTKPLKLHLLAQALSQWTPSRHGGEQDGAATAVAHASDHMTPRSSPPNGVSPSPSATATAPKDLARDAPNPPAKSNDAGTIVDINVLKGIVGDDDETVQALLVEYVECSAELAEQLRARLADGRAHEAAAIAHKLKSSSRSIGALPLGDLCAEIEACASTGEVDGFERLGTLFDASYRRAIEVVRSITLAADVEPPV, encoded by the coding sequence ATGGATGCTCCGCTCGACACCTCGAACCTTTCGCCCGCCGCGGCAATCGATTCGTCGCCGAATTCGCTGCGCCGCCGCTTCACGCACGTGAAGCTGCAAAGCCTGTTGCTGATCGCCTCGCTCTGGCTCGCATTCGGCGCGTTGACGCTGTGGGATGCCAACGCCGAAATGCGTAGCGCGCGATCGGGCGCCGCCGCGCTCGCCGATGCGCTATCGGCACACACGGTGCGCGTCATACGAGAGGCGGAACAGGTGGCGGCGCTCGTCTCGTGGCAAGTCCAAAACGACGGCGTTTCGATTCCGCTCGCCTACTACGTGAGTTCGGGGCTGCTCAAGCTCGACGTGTTCGTCCAAGTCGCCGTCATCGATTCGCAAGGTTATCTGCGTGCATCGACGGTACCCGGCTTCGCGCCGATCAATCTGTCCGACCGCGAGCACTTCCAGATTCACGTGCACGACCCGAGCACGGCGTTGATGATCGGCCGGCCCGTCGTCGGCCGCGCGAGCGGCAAGACGTCGCTGCAGCTTTCGCAGCGAATCAGCTCGCTCGATGGGCGCTTTCTCGGCGTCGTCGTGGTGTCGGTGGACCCGAGCTACTTCACCGAACTCTACAACGGCTTGCGTATCGGCAAGAGCGGCGTGGTTGCCGTCGTCGGCACGAAAGACTTCATCGTTCGCGCGCTGCGCTCGGGTCACGACGAAACGGTCGGCGCCACGCTGCCTCCGACGGATCCGTTTCGGCGTGCATTGGCCCGCTCGCCCTCGGGCAACTTGCGCACGGCCTCGTTCATCGACGGGCGCGACACCATCATCAGCTATCGCACGCTGAACGACTATCCGCTCGCCGTCGCCGTCGGCTATTCAACGAGCGAGTACCTCGTCGCGTGGCGCACACGCAGCCTGCTGTTGCTGGCCGCCGCCGTGTTGCTGACGGTGCTGATCGTCGCGACGGAGCGGCGCACGAAGACCTTGCTGCAGAGCTTGGCCGCCGCGCACGAGCGGGAAATCGCGAAAGGCGCGCAGCTCGAACAGGCCCGCTCCGATGCCGAAGCGGCGTCGCGCGCGAAGAGCGCTTTTCTCGCGACGATGAGCCACGAGATCCGCACGCCGATGAACGGCGTAATCGGCATGAGCGAGGTGTTGACCCGCTCGACGCTGTCGGCCGATCAAAAGGAAATGGTCTGCACGATTCGCGATTGCGCATCGGCGCTGCTCAAGATCATCGACGATATTCTCGATTTTTCGAAGATAGAGGCAGGCAAGCTGCAGATCGACTGCGTACCGACCTCGATCGAGGACGTCGTCGACAGCTTGGCGTCGTCGCTCGCGACCGTCGCCGATGCCCGCGCCGTCGCGCTGCGTACCTACGTCTCGCCCGCGCTGCCGCCGAGTGCGATGTTCGACGACACGCGCTTGCGTGAAATTCTCTACAACCTCGTCGGCAACGCAATCAAGTTTTCGGCGGGACGCACCGGCGTTCAAGGCTGCATCGCACTGCGTGCGACGCTCGTCGAAGGCGCCATCCCCGAGGCGCGGTTCGATGTCAGCGACAACGGCATCGGCATGACGGCCGAGACGCTGGCGAAACTGTTCCAGCCGTTCAGCCAGGCGGAAGCGTCGACGACGCGCCGCTTCGGCGGCACGGGCCTCGGCCTCGCAATCTGCCGCCGCCTCGTCGCGCTAATGGGCGGCCGGATGTCGGTGCAAAGCGAGCCGGGCCGGGGTTCGACGTTCACCGTCGAGTTGCCGCTTCAGCCCGCGACCGGCGCCGTCCCGCGCAAGCTGGCCGACCTGTCGGGACTCACCTGCGTCGTCGTCGCTTCGCCCGACTGGCGCTGCGACGATGCGGCCGATTATCTGCGGCACGCGGGCGCGCAGGTCGAGATCGCCGCGGACGCCTACGATGCCTGGCAAGCGCTTTCGCGCGTGGCTGGCCCGCGCGTGCTCGTACACGACGAACGCTGCCCGACCGACACGGTCGGGCCTCGCACGTCGGCCGCGGTGGCCGTGCTGGCGGGAGATGTGCTGATCGCGGCATCGCGCAGCCTCGCGCCAATGACGCGCACGGGCACGACCGTCTCGATCGGCGCGCAGGCGCTGCGCCGGCGCGTTCTCGTCGACGCCGTCGCGCTCGCCGCCGGCCGCGCGAACTGTGAAACGATGGCGGCCCCGGAGGGCGAACACGACCTCGCTCTCAAAACGCCTGCGGGCGACGACGTCATGTTGCTCGTTGCCGAAGACGACGAGATCAACCGCCGCGTCATTTCGCGGCAATTGGCGCTGCTCGGCTACGCGGCGGATATGGCCGTCGATGGGGAGCAGGCACTCGAGATGTGGCGCGCGAAAGATTACACGCTCGTTCTGACCGATCTGCACATGCCCCGGCGCGACGGCTACGAACTTGCGCAGGCGATTCGCGCGGACGAAGCGCTGAACGCGCGTGCACGCGCGCCGATCGTCGCATTGACGGCCAATGCGATCACCGGCGAAGCGAACCGCGCCAAAACGCTCGGCATCGACGATTACCTGACGAAGCCGCTCAAACTGCACTTGCTCGCACAAGCGCTCTCGCAATGGACCCCGTCACGACACGGCGGCGAGCAAGACGGCGCGGCCACGGCCGTCGCCCATGCGAGCGATCACATGACGCCGCGCTCGTCGCCCCCGAACGGTGTAAGTCCTTCCCCTTCCGCTACCGCCACCGCGCCGAAAGACCTTGCGCGCGACGCGCCAAATCCACCCGCGAAAAGCAACGACGCCGGAACGATCGTCGACATCAACGTTCTCAAAGGCATCGTCGGCGACGATGATGAGACCGTGCAAGCGCTGCTGGTCGAGTATGTCGAATGCTCGGCCGAGCTCGCCGAGCAATTGCGTGCGCGCTTGGCCGATGGCCGCGCGCACGAAGCGGCCGCCATTGCGCACAAGCTGAAGTCGTCATCTCGTTCGATCGGCGCGTTGCCGCTCGGGGACCTGTGCGCGGAGATCGAGGCGTGCGCGTCCACGGGCGAAGTGGACGGCTTCGAGCGGTTGGGTACGCTGTTCGACGCGTCGTATCGGCGCGCCATCGAGGTCGTGCGGAGCATCACACTTGCGGCAGACGTGGAGCCGCCGGTGTGA
- a CDS encoding sensor histidine kinase — protein MDIAVKRLGLGSTGIGRAAQRWAGWGWPLIGVLMLVTAGIGAFGTVSLYSSEAEVQHSNAVYAGLERLLALARDAETGQRGYVITGRDEYLEPYRAAEPQIGAQFDSLASLLAGDTAQEQRLAQLRILLDEKHRELRTVIDIRRMQGFGPAQAIVLNDTGKTFMDKARAIVVDMERNVAAQLAVRQASARRTRDLAVAIGLASGVLTVLIVLSFGYLARRMLHEVSDSARSLFLQKELLEVTLTSIGDGVVAADVDGRVTFFNRVAQALTGWRPEDALGHPIDDILRFERSIDGSRADNPGVVAIRERSIVEHLRGTALVGRDGKRTHVDANGAPTFDSEGKLVGSVLVLHDVTERERAEERFRVAVEAAPNAMIMVDLAGKMTLVNTQTERLFGYTRAELLGRPIEMLVPERFRGHHVSYRTAFFAKPSARPMGSGRDLFGLRRDGTEFPIEIGLNPIETSEGVFVLSSIADITERKRAERQLRQRTEELARSNRDLEQFAYVASHDLQEPLRAVAGPLQLLQRRYEGQLDERADEFIGHAVDGATRMQTLIDDLLSYSRVGRLEDPKQSVQLANALELALKNLAVVVEETGAQVTHDALPVVQAIPMQLSLLFQNLIGNAIKFRGKDRPVRIHVGAQATADGWQISVADNGIGIDEQYFERIFVIFQRLHTRREYPGTGLGLALCKRIVEHHGGKIWLASTPGKGTTFFFTVARSAGADAG, from the coding sequence ATGGACATAGCTGTCAAACGGTTGGGGTTAGGCAGCACGGGGATCGGCCGCGCGGCGCAGCGCTGGGCCGGATGGGGTTGGCCCCTCATCGGGGTGCTCATGCTCGTGACGGCCGGGATCGGCGCGTTCGGCACGGTGAGCCTCTACAGCAGCGAAGCCGAAGTCCAGCATTCGAACGCGGTCTACGCCGGCCTCGAACGGCTGCTCGCGCTCGCGCGCGATGCCGAAACGGGGCAGCGAGGATACGTCATCACCGGTCGCGACGAATATCTCGAGCCCTATCGAGCGGCCGAGCCGCAGATCGGCGCGCAGTTCGACAGCCTGGCGTCGCTGCTCGCGGGCGATACCGCTCAGGAGCAGAGGCTGGCGCAATTGCGCATCCTGCTGGACGAAAAGCATCGCGAGCTGCGCACCGTCATCGACATACGGCGGATGCAAGGATTCGGACCCGCGCAGGCGATCGTTCTGAACGACACGGGCAAGACGTTCATGGACAAAGCGCGCGCGATCGTCGTCGACATGGAGCGCAACGTCGCAGCTCAACTGGCCGTGCGCCAAGCGAGCGCGCGCCGCACGCGAGACTTGGCGGTAGCCATTGGTCTCGCATCCGGGGTGTTGACCGTGCTCATCGTCTTGTCGTTCGGTTACCTGGCGCGACGCATGCTGCATGAGGTGTCGGACTCCGCTCGATCGCTTTTCTTGCAGAAGGAATTGCTCGAGGTGACGCTCACGAGCATCGGCGACGGCGTCGTTGCCGCCGACGTCGACGGACGCGTCACGTTTTTCAACCGGGTGGCGCAGGCGCTGACCGGCTGGCGCCCGGAGGATGCGCTCGGTCACCCCATCGACGATATCTTGCGGTTCGAGCGAAGCATCGACGGCAGCAGGGCGGACAATCCCGGCGTCGTGGCTATTCGCGAGCGATCCATCGTCGAGCATTTGCGTGGCACGGCGCTCGTCGGGCGCGACGGGAAGCGAACGCACGTGGACGCGAACGGCGCGCCGACGTTCGATTCCGAGGGCAAGCTCGTGGGTTCGGTGCTCGTCTTGCATGACGTCACGGAACGAGAGCGTGCCGAAGAACGTTTTCGCGTCGCCGTGGAGGCGGCGCCCAACGCGATGATCATGGTCGATCTCGCCGGCAAGATGACGCTCGTCAATACCCAAACGGAACGGCTGTTCGGCTATACGCGAGCCGAACTGCTCGGGCGCCCGATAGAGATGCTCGTTCCCGAGCGTTTTCGAGGCCACCACGTCAGCTATCGCACCGCGTTCTTCGCCAAGCCGTCGGCACGACCGATGGGTTCGGGGCGCGACCTGTTCGGCCTGCGTCGAGACGGCACGGAATTTCCGATTGAAATCGGCTTGAATCCGATCGAGACCTCCGAAGGTGTCTTCGTCTTGAGTTCGATCGCCGATATCACCGAGCGCAAGCGCGCGGAGCGGCAGTTACGGCAGCGCACCGAGGAGCTCGCGCGCTCCAACCGCGATCTCGAGCAGTTCGCGTACGTGGCTTCGCACGATTTGCAGGAGCCGCTGCGAGCGGTGGCCGGACCGTTGCAGTTGCTGCAGCGGCGCTACGAGGGGCAGCTCGACGAGCGCGCCGACGAGTTCATCGGTCACGCCGTGGACGGCGCCACGCGCATGCAGACGCTGATCGACGATTTGCTCAGCTATTCGCGCGTCGGCCGCCTCGAAGATCCGAAGCAGTCCGTGCAGCTCGCCAACGCGCTCGAGCTCGCGCTCAAGAATTTGGCGGTCGTCGTGGAAGAGACCGGCGCGCAGGTGACGCACGACGCGCTACCTGTCGTGCAGGCGATTCCGATGCAGTTGAGCTTGCTGTTTCAAAACCTGATCGGCAATGCCATCAAGTTTCGGGGCAAGGACCGGCCCGTGCGCATCCACGTCGGCGCGCAAGCGACCGCCGACGGATGGCAGATTTCGGTGGCCGACAACGGCATCGGCATCGACGAACAATACTTCGAACGCATCTTCGTCATCTTCCAGCGCTTGCATACGCGCCGCGAATATCCCGGCACGGGGCTCGGGCTTGCGCTGTGCAAGCGCATCGTCGAGCATCACGGGGGAAAAATTTGGCTGGCATCGACGCCGGGCAAGGGCACGACGTTCTTCTTCACCGTGGCCCGTTCGGCGGGCGCAGACGCAGGCTAA
- a CDS encoding PAS domain-containing protein: protein MNTPSSVRVLLVEDSPTDALIIGEALIDVTEFEHELTRTESLADALAHAQATRFDVVLLDLGLPDGNGIDTFRRFRQVAPETPVLVLTGLTDISVGLVAIQEGAQDYLLKREIQAALLSRAIRYAIERNRALTALAASEERFQLAVSGASAGLWDLNPHTGELYLSPHFREIVGHDEDELSNDMHAHFQIIHPDDVERVTLALRAHTQDRHPYDIEYRVRTRAGDYRWIQSRAQALWDASGTAYRMVGWILDVTDRRRANEALRESREELQRLSANIQHIREEEKTRIARELHDDLGQLLTAMKIDMARFEQTFESRIDAASGGALRNIYGLIDQLVASVRRIAADLRPVMLDDLGPIPAIDWFIHEFSARHGIVVNAQLDINEVAFNRDSGTEVFRMVQEGLTNIARHSGASEASIEIARDEPFCIVKIRDNGRGALPDARRSRKSFGLLGMRERAARLGGELSVESAPGEGFALTVTLPLAVVETPDVDDAGVASIVKH, encoded by the coding sequence TTGAATACGCCGTCGTCCGTCAGGGTTTTGCTCGTCGAGGACAGCCCCACCGATGCGTTGATCATCGGTGAAGCGCTAATCGACGTTACCGAGTTCGAGCACGAGCTGACCCGCACCGAGTCGCTCGCCGACGCGCTCGCGCATGCGCAGGCGACGCGTTTCGACGTCGTCTTGCTCGACCTGGGGTTGCCGGACGGCAACGGCATCGATACGTTCCGCCGTTTCCGGCAGGTCGCGCCGGAAACACCCGTGCTCGTCCTGACGGGGCTCACCGATATTTCCGTCGGGCTCGTGGCGATTCAGGAAGGCGCGCAGGACTATCTGCTCAAGCGCGAGATTCAAGCGGCGCTGCTCAGTCGCGCGATACGCTACGCCATCGAACGCAATCGTGCGCTGACCGCGCTTGCGGCGAGCGAAGAGCGATTTCAACTGGCGGTCAGCGGTGCCAGCGCGGGCCTGTGGGATTTGAATCCGCATACCGGCGAGTTGTACCTGTCGCCGCATTTCCGCGAGATCGTCGGACACGACGAGGACGAACTGTCGAACGACATGCACGCGCATTTTCAGATCATTCATCCCGATGACGTCGAACGCGTCACGCTCGCGTTGAGGGCGCATACGCAGGACCGGCATCCTTACGACATCGAATATCGCGTCCGCACGCGCGCGGGGGACTACCGTTGGATTCAGTCGCGCGCACAGGCGCTTTGGGACGCGTCGGGCACGGCCTATCGGATGGTCGGCTGGATTTTGGACGTGACCGATCGGCGGCGTGCGAACGAGGCGCTGCGCGAATCGCGCGAAGAGTTGCAGCGTTTGTCGGCGAACATTCAGCACATCCGCGAAGAGGAGAAAACGCGGATCGCCCGCGAGTTGCACGACGATCTCGGACAATTGCTGACCGCGATGAAGATCGACATGGCCCGTTTCGAGCAGACGTTCGAAAGCAGGATCGACGCGGCGTCGGGCGGCGCGCTGCGCAACATCTATGGGCTCATCGATCAGCTCGTCGCTTCCGTGCGCCGCATTGCCGCCGATCTGCGTCCGGTGATGCTCGACGACCTCGGCCCAATTCCCGCGATCGATTGGTTCATCCACGAGTTTTCTGCGAGGCATGGCATCGTCGTCAATGCGCAACTCGACATCAACGAAGTCGCGTTCAATCGAGACAGCGGCACCGAGGTGTTTCGCATGGTGCAGGAAGGATTGACGAACATTGCTCGGCATTCCGGCGCGAGCGAGGCCAGTATCGAGATCGCCCGTGACGAGCCGTTTTGCATCGTCAAGATCCGCGACAACGGGCGTGGCGCGTTGCCCGACGCACGGCGCAGCCGCAAGTCGTTCGGATTGCTCGGGATGCGGGAGCGGGCCGCGCGGCTCGGCGGCGAACTGAGCGTCGAATCGGCGCCGGGCGAGGGCTTCGCGTTGACCGTCACGCTGCCGCTTGCCGTCGTCGAGACACCCGATGTCGACGATGCCGGCGTCGCAAGCATCGTCAAACACTGA